One segment of Bradyrhizobium sp. CB2312 DNA contains the following:
- a CDS encoding CoA ester lyase, whose amino-acid sequence MTRPRRSHLFMPGSNPRALEKARNLAADGLILDLEDSVAPDAKAVARDGIAAAIAAKGFGKREILIRTNGLDTPWWADDVAMAAKASPDGILVPKVSSVEDLDTIGRKLAELGAAPTVKVWAMIETARAVLHAEELAAAGRDPKTRLSGFVFGPNDISRETRIRMLPGRAAMIPMISHCILATRAHGLEILDGPYSDIANSDGFATECAQGRDLGFDGKTLIHPSQIEACNVIFTPPEEEVARARKIIAAFELPENVSRGAIRLDGAMVERLHADMARRTIEIADAIAAMSKG is encoded by the coding sequence ATGACCCGCCCGCGCCGCAGCCATCTGTTCATGCCCGGATCCAACCCCCGTGCGCTGGAGAAGGCGAGGAATCTCGCCGCCGACGGTTTGATCCTCGATCTCGAAGATTCCGTCGCGCCTGACGCCAAGGCGGTGGCGCGGGACGGCATCGCCGCCGCGATCGCGGCCAAGGGGTTCGGCAAGCGCGAGATCCTGATCCGGACCAACGGCCTCGACACGCCGTGGTGGGCCGACGACGTCGCGATGGCAGCCAAGGCCTCGCCGGACGGCATCCTGGTTCCAAAGGTCTCCAGCGTCGAGGACCTCGACACGATCGGCCGCAAGCTGGCCGAGCTTGGCGCCGCGCCGACCGTCAAGGTCTGGGCCATGATCGAGACCGCGCGCGCGGTGCTGCATGCCGAGGAGCTCGCCGCGGCCGGGCGCGATCCGAAGACGCGGCTGTCAGGCTTCGTGTTCGGCCCGAACGACATCTCGCGCGAGACGCGCATCCGCATGCTGCCGGGCCGCGCCGCGATGATCCCGATGATCTCGCACTGCATCCTGGCGACGCGCGCTCACGGCCTCGAGATCCTCGACGGTCCCTATAGCGACATCGCCAATTCCGACGGCTTTGCCACCGAATGCGCGCAGGGCCGCGATCTCGGCTTCGACGGCAAGACGCTGATCCATCCCTCGCAGATCGAAGCCTGCAACGTGATCTTCACGCCGCCCGAGGAGGAAGTCGCGCGTGCGCGAAAGATCATCGCGGCGTTCGAGCTGCCGGAAAACGTCTCGCGCGGCGCGATCCGCCTCGACGGTGCGATGGTCGAGCGTCTGCACGCCGACATGGCGCGCCGCACGATCGAGATCGCGGACGCGATCGCTGCGATGAGCAAGGGCTGA
- a CDS encoding carbonic anhydrase: protein MITFPKHLLEGYKAFATQRLPTEQSRYRELSVKGQFPEVMVIGCCDSRVSPEVIFDVGPGELFVVRNIANLVPVYQPDGNAHGVSAALEYAVTVLKVKHIVVLGHAQCGGIRAFVDKIEPLTPGDFIGKWMQMFIKPGEVVEQRDHETMAQFVERIEKAAVFRSLENLTTFPFVQKAVEGGQMQLHGAYFGVAEGTLFVLDKAAKEFKSARSAV from the coding sequence ATGATCACATTCCCGAAGCATTTGCTGGAAGGCTACAAGGCCTTCGCCACCCAGCGGCTGCCGACCGAGCAGAGCCGCTATCGCGAGCTGTCGGTGAAGGGACAGTTCCCGGAAGTGATGGTGATCGGCTGCTGCGACAGCCGCGTCTCGCCCGAGGTGATCTTCGACGTCGGCCCCGGCGAATTGTTCGTGGTCCGCAACATCGCCAACCTGGTGCCGGTGTACCAGCCCGACGGCAACGCGCATGGCGTCTCGGCGGCGCTGGAATACGCGGTGACGGTGCTGAAGGTGAAGCACATCGTGGTGCTCGGCCACGCGCAATGCGGCGGCATCCGCGCCTTCGTCGACAAGATCGAGCCACTCACGCCCGGCGACTTCATCGGCAAATGGATGCAGATGTTCATCAAGCCGGGTGAGGTGGTGGAGCAGCGCGACCACGAGACCATGGCGCAGTTCGTCGAGCGCATCGAGAAGGCCGCGGTGTTCCGCAGCCTGGAAAACCTGACGACATTCCCGTTCGTGCAGAAGGCCGTCGAGGGCGGCCAGATGCAGCTGCACGGGGCCTATTTCGGCGTCGCCGAGGGCACGCTGTTCGTGCTGGACAAGGCGGCGAAGGAATTCAAGAGCGCACGGAGCGCGGTGTAG
- a CDS encoding N-acyl homoserine lactonase family protein, whose translation MATIDRIYILDGGIAEVADGSIYSPGINVGVPMTLSCNAYLISHRGEWLIWDTGIEDKLAKHPEGRIIAHGIRGIVRRPIADQLDEIGVRPRDVSTILLSHAHFDHIGNVDLFENARWIAQRAEFEAMFGNEPEEFGYSLQHYEALKERPYQIVDGDHDIFGDGAVRMIFTPGHTLGHCSLMVRLPRRGAVLLSGDVAHNWENLRHMRVPSFNADQQVTVASMARVAELLRVENAEIWINHDTAQSEALPHAPGWIA comes from the coding sequence ATGGCGACGATTGACAGGATCTACATCCTCGACGGAGGCATTGCAGAGGTCGCAGACGGCTCGATCTATTCTCCGGGTATCAACGTCGGCGTCCCCATGACGTTGAGCTGCAATGCCTACCTCATCAGCCATCGCGGCGAATGGCTGATCTGGGATACGGGCATAGAGGATAAGCTGGCGAAGCATCCGGAAGGACGCATCATTGCCCATGGCATACGCGGCATCGTGCGTCGTCCCATCGCGGACCAATTGGATGAAATCGGGGTGCGGCCCCGCGATGTCAGTACGATCCTCCTTTCCCACGCGCATTTCGATCACATCGGAAATGTCGATCTGTTCGAGAATGCGAGATGGATCGCCCAGCGGGCCGAGTTCGAGGCCATGTTCGGAAACGAGCCTGAAGAATTCGGCTATTCGCTGCAGCACTACGAGGCGCTGAAGGAGCGGCCTTACCAGATCGTCGATGGTGACCACGACATATTTGGCGACGGCGCCGTGCGGATGATCTTCACGCCCGGCCACACTCTCGGGCATTGCTCGCTGATGGTGAGGCTGCCGCGGCGCGGCGCCGTGCTGCTGAGCGGCGACGTCGCGCACAATTGGGAAAACCTCCGGCACATGCGCGTGCCGTCCTTCAATGCGGACCAGCAGGTAACGGTCGCGTCCATGGCCAGAGTCGCCGAGCTGCTTCGCGTCGAGAACGCCGAAATCTGGATCAATCACGATACGGCACAGAGCGAGGCATTGCCTCACGCGCCAGGCTGGATCGCGTAA